The genomic region CGATTCGGAAGGAACATCCGGTGGTGAAGAACGTGTCCTTCGTTTCATAAAGGGTGGACTGGAAAGGTTCGGCAAGACCGAGTCCGAAATCTTAAAGAAGCTTGGAGACCCGATCTCCCGAACCTCGGAGGAAATCGAGAGCGTTTATTGGGAGGGTAAGATCGACATTCGGCACCGACTTGTCTACGACGGCGTAATCATTGGAATCCACGAGTACTCGGGGGGTGAAAAGCTCATCCATATGGTAACCGTCACGACAGGTTCATACGAGTTTGATGGAGTGAAGGTCGGAAGCTTGATATCCGACGTCCGGCGCCTCCTGGGGGATAAGCAATTAGTTGATGGGGTTGACGGGGACAAGCTTATCTATCACGACTACGCGGGATATTACATGGTTACGTTTACAATATCCGGCGGGAAAGTAGTCGAGATCATGTTCTCCGTGGAAACGTCCGATTAAGCAGCGGCTCGGTGTGGTGAACGAGGTTGGTCTTTTAATCAACACAAATGTCTGTTTTGGAATGATTTAACGGGCAAGTTGGAACCATTGTGACCCGGCAGCAACGTTACGGCCTTGAGGCTAATTCGCCCCTAACAAAATAGGACATTTGAAGTTTTGTGTTGTAATATCAAAATTTAAATTGTACTATATTTTTAAAATAGTAATCCACAGTTGTAACTGGATACTTTTATGAGAATCTCAAGAATTATTCTAAAGAGCTGGCGAAATTTCAGGTCGGTGGATGTCGATCTTCAAAGGCGAGTCTTCCTGATCGGTCCCAACGCCTCCGGGAAATCGAACTTTCTCGATGCGTTTCGCTTTCTTCACGATATTGCAAAACCATTAGGGGGCGGGCTTCTTAAATCTATAAGCGACCGCGGCGGCGACTCTAAGATAAGGTGTTTGTGGGCGTCGGGCAGATCTTCGCAAATAGAAATTGAAGTACATATAACAGGTGATAAAGATAGTGATCCAAACTGGAGATATGCCATTAGCATTAAAAGAAAACAAGAGGGAAAGCACGATCCTGTCCTTGAATATGAAAAAGTCTGGAGAGATGATAGGCTAATATTAGATCGTCCCAATAAAAAAGATATAGATGATCCTAAATTATTGACACAGACACACCTTCAGCAAACAAGTGCAAATAAAGAATTCAGGGAGATAGCGGATTACTTCAGTTCCTTTAGATACTTCCATCTTGTCCCCCAACTTCTCCGTTATCCTGAAGCCTTCGCTGGAAAATCAATGGAAGAGGACCCCTTCGGCCGCGAATTTTTAGAAGATATTTACAAAACAAATAAAAGAACCACCCAGTCACGATTAAATAAGATTGAAAGAGCCCTAAAAATAGCCGTTCCCTATTTTAGCAAGCTACAAGTAGAAAAAGATGATAGTGGCAAACCACACCTACAGATTCGTTATGAAAACTGGAGACCACATGGAGCTAAACAAACGGAAGAAGAATTGTCCGACGGGACTCTCCGTTTTATAGGCTTTCTCTGGACCCTCTTGGAAGGGAATCAACTTTTGCTT from Candidatus Zymogenus saltonus harbors:
- a CDS encoding AAA family ATPase gives rise to the protein MRISRIILKSWRNFRSVDVDLQRRVFLIGPNASGKSNFLDAFRFLHDIAKPLGGGLLKSISDRGGDSKIRCLWASGRSSQIEIEVHITGDKDSDPNWRYAISIKRKQEGKHDPVLEYEKVWRDDRLILDRPNKKDIDDPKLLTQTHLQQTSANKEFREIADYFSSFRYFHLVPQLLRYPEAFAGKSMEEDPFGREFLEDIYKTNKRTTQSRLNKIERALKIAVPYFSKLQVEKDDSGKPHLQIRYENWRPHGAKQTEEELSDGTLRFIGFLWTLLEGNQLLLFEEPELSLHTAVIRNLPRLIWRIQEKENSQVIISTHSIELLSDEGIEGEEVLVLIPGEKGTAIKPASSIENVRLLMEGGMSVVDAVIPITEPKDINQLDLFDV